A window from Kwoniella pini CBS 10737 chromosome 1, complete sequence encodes these proteins:
- a CDS encoding glutamate decarboxylase: MALAQHVDAEKIIAESRDHPVRKHTHDRQSTLLDIPYTSRYDVEIDLPRYSIPETGVNAKVSYQLLHDELLLDGNPNMNLASFVNTWVPDECNRLMYENLNKNLVDQDEYPAAQAIHERCISMISHLWHAPKGATALGTATTGSSEAIMLGGMALKKRWQEKMKAAGKDIHNPGPNIVMGAEAQVALEKFARYFEVEDRLVPVHHDSGYVMDPKEAIKFVDENTIGIFVIMGSTYTGTFESVKGMADELDKYQEETGIDIPIHVDAASGGFVAPFVYPDLAWDFRIPRVNSINASGHKYGLASVGLGWIIWRSADYLPKELIFELHYLGQTDYSFNLNFSRPAFPVLSQMFHFLNLGFSGYKRINENNLSKARLISRALESSGYFTCLSQIHKPKNQGVSNISPVISNAASNVIHGHTPENNDPTYYVEGLPVVSFKFTDEIKKQYPKVKQEWIQSQLRAIGWIVPNYPLPPAEDNTEILRAVVRESLSGDLARKLILDIISVTESLLNGAGPSYVMSVANRRQSTTTSPTTGKRGDTLDTQHISEHTTTYAKTC; the protein is encoded by the exons ATGGCTTTAGCTCAACACGTAGATGCTGAAAAGATCATTGCTGAATCAAGAGATCATCCCGTCAGGAAACATACTCATGACAGACA ATCAACCCTCCTTGATATCCCTTACACCTCTCGATACGATGTGGAGATCGATTTACCTCGATACTCTATCCCTGAAACCGGTGTGAACGCGAAGGTGTCTTATCAGCTTTTGCATGATGAGTTGCTTCTTG ATGGTAACCCTAACATGAATCTCGCTAG TTTTGTCAACACATGGGTTCCTGATGAGTGTAACAGACTGATGTATGAGAATCTTAATAAG AACCTTGTCGACCAAGATGAATATCCTGCTGCTCAAGCCATCCATGAGAGATGTATC TCCATGATCTCTCACCTCTGGCACGCTCCCAAAGGTGCTACCGCCCTCGGTACAGCCACGACCGGTTCATCGGAAGCCATCATGCTTGGAGGTATGGcgttgaagaagagatggCAG GAAAAAATGAAGGCCGCAGGAAAGGACATTCATAATCCTGGCCCTAACATCGTGATGGGTGCTGAAGCACAAGTAGCTCTCGAGAAGTTTGCCAG ATACTTCGAGGTAGAAGATCGTTTAGTCCCTGTTCATCACGAC TCCGGTTATGTGATGGATCCCAAAGAAGCTATCAAGTTCGTTGATGAAAACACCATTGGTATCTTCGT TATCATGGGATCTACATATACTGGTACTTTCGAGTCCGTCAAGGGAATGGCAGATGAATTAGACAAATACCAAGAAGAGACCGGTATCGATATACCCATCCACGTAGATGCTGCTTCAGGTGGTTTCGTTGC GCCTTTCGTGTACCCTGATCTTGCCTGGGACTTCCGAATCCCAAGGGTGAACTCGATCAACGCTTCCGGACACAAGTACGGTCTCGCTTCTGTCGGTTTAGGCTGGATCATCTGGAGAAGTGCAGATTATCTACCTAAGGAGTTAATCTTCGAGTTGCACTACCTCGGCCAA ACCGACTAttcattcaacttgaacTTCAGTAGACCCGCCTTCCCAGTGTTGAGTCAGATGTTCCACT TCCTCAATCTTGGTTTCTCCGGGTACAAACGAATCAACGAAAACAACTTATCCAAAGCTAGACTCATCTCAAGAGCACTTGAATCTTCCGGATACTTCACCTGTCTTTCCCAAATTCACAAACCTAAGAATCAAGGAGTATCCAACATCTCTCCAGTCATCAGCAATGCTGCATCTAACGTCATTCATGGTCACACACCTGAGAACAATGACCCTACCTACTATGTCGAAGGTCTTCCAGTAGTCtccttcaaatttaccGATGAGATCAAAAAGCAATACCCCAAAGTAAAGCAAGAATGGATACAAAGTCAATTGAGAGCTATCGGATGGATTGTTCCCAA CTACCCTCTTCCACCCGCTGAAGACAATACTGAGATTCTTCGAGCCGTAGTCCGAGAATCCCTTTCTGGTGATTTAGCCAGAAAGTTGATCCTTGATATCATCTCAGT TACCGAGAGCCTTTTGAACGGTGCCGGACCATCATACGTTATGTCTGTCGCCAACCGAAGACAGAGCACTACAACATCTCCTACGACTGGCAAACGAGGCGATACTCTCGATACTCAACATATCTCAGAGCACACCACCACATACGCTAAGACTTGTTAA